TGAAGGCTTTCCTAGATAAGGAGACGCAGATGCTTAAGGAGATGGTTGACAAGATCAAGAAGGCTGGAGCGAACGTGGTTATATGCCAGAAGGGCATAGACGATATGGCTCAGCACTTCCTAGCTAAAGAGGGCATACTGGCAGTTAGAAGGGCTAAAGAATCCGATATGGAGAAGCTGGCTAAGGCTACTGGCGGACGCGTAGTCACGAACCTGGAGGACCTTAAGCCAGAAGACCTCGGGTACGCTGAGCTGGTTGAGGAGCGTAAGATAGGCGAGGACAAGATGGTTTTCGTCGAGGGCTGTAAGGATCCGCGCTCAGTATCAATACTTATACGCGCTGGCTTAGAGCGTATGGTTGATGAAGCCGAACGGGCAATGCATGACGCGCTCTCAGTTGTATCCGACGTAATAGAGAAGAATAAGATTGTTCCAGGCGGAGGCGCGGCGGAGGCTGAGGTTGCTAAGGAGCTGCGCAAGTATGCGGCCCAGATCGGGGGCAGGGAGCAGCTGGCCATAGAGGCCTTTGCCGAAGCATTAGAGATAATTCCGAAGACTCTAGCTGAGAATGCTGGCCTAGAGCCGATTGATGTGATGGTTGAGCTAAGAGCTGCCCATGAAAAGATAGATGGATATGCTTACGGCGTGGACGTGTTCAGCGGTAAGGTTGTAAATATGTATGAGAAGGGCGTCATAGAGCCGCTCGTAGTTAAAGAGCAGGCGATCAAATCTGCGGCTGAAGCCGCCTCGATGATACTTAGGATAGACGACGTGATTGCTGCCGCTAAGCCTAAGGAAGAGGAGAAAGGCAAAGGCGCTGAGAAGAGAGAAGAGGAAGAGGAGAGTAAAACCTCGGAGTTTGACTAGAATTCCCTAAATTTTTGGCTTCATAACTTCCCTCAATTTTTAGTTTTTATAGGTGTCGTATATGGCTGACATACATGAGATACCTACTGGGCTCCAGCGTTTTGAGAGGATAGGTGCCCATACCCACATTAAAGGTTTAGGTTTAGATGAAAATCTTCGGGCTGTCAAAATTAAAGACGGTATGGTTGGGCAGGAAAAAGCCCGTGAGGCCGCTGGCCTAATAGTTCAGATGATTAAGGAGGGTAAACTGAGCGGTAGAACAATTATTTTAGCAGGGCCTCCGGGAACGGGGAAAACAGCTATAGCTATGGCTATAGCGAAGGAGCTTGGGCCGAATGTCCCATTTATACAGATGAGCGGCAGCGAAATATATAGTAGCGAGAGGAAGAAAACTGAGGTTTTAATTGAAGCTATGCGTAAAGCCATAGGGGTCGAGATACATGAGATGCGTAAAGTCTATGAGGGCGAAATAACAAGCCTAGAGATCAGAACGGCACCGCACCCGTACAATCCATATCAGAGGGTTCCAGAGAGCGTGCAATTAACTCTAAAAACGACGAAGGAGGAGAAAACCATTGAAGCTGGCGCGTCCATAGCGCAGCAAATAATTGCGCAGGGCATAACTGAAGGCTGCGTAATACAAATTGACGCTGAAACAGGCAGAGTTG
Above is a genomic segment from Candidatus Bathyarchaeia archaeon containing:
- the thsB gene encoding thermosome subunit beta is translated as MAYLAQTASGQPVLILKEGTARSRGREAQRNNIMAARVIAEAVRTTLGPRGMDKMLVDSLGDITITNDGAAILKEIEVEHPAAKMMVEVAKAQDDMVGDGTTTVVVLAGELLKKAEELLDQNIHPTVVVSGYRKAAQKAVEVLDKISKTVDVDDKETLKKVALTSMGSKAVGTARDRLADIAIEAVKQIAEKRDEGWVADIDNIQIIKKEGKSLHDTELVKGIILDKEVVHAGMPKRVEKARIALLNCPLEIEKTEFSAEIRIRDPLQMKAFLDKETQMLKEMVDKIKKAGANVVICQKGIDDMAQHFLAKEGILAVRRAKESDMEKLAKATGGRVVTNLEDLKPEDLGYAELVEERKIGEDKMVFVEGCKDPRSVSILIRAGLERMVDEAERAMHDALSVVSDVIEKNKIVPGGGAAEAEVAKELRKYAAQIGGREQLAIEAFAEALEIIPKTLAENAGLEPIDVMVELRAAHEKIDGYAYGVDVFSGKVVNMYEKGVIEPLVVKEQAIKSAAEAASMILRIDDVIAAAKPKEEEKGKGAEKREEEEESKTSEFD